The Aedes albopictus strain Foshan chromosome 1, AalbF5, whole genome shotgun sequence genomic interval cgaaatttgagtggacTGTGCAATTGCAAGAATCCTTTGATCAACTTAAGGCTGAAGTAGAGAACGATTTGATCAAGAGAGGGTATTTCAACGAAAACGATCGCACCATCTTATATACAGATGCTTCGCCGTGGGGTCTTGGGGCAATCTTAGCTCAGGAAGAGATAAGTTCTGGAGAACGTAGAATAATAGCTTGTGCTTCCAAGAGCTTGACAGCTGCAGAAAGCCGGTATCCGCAGCTACATCGAGAAGCATTGGCTATTATTTGGGCTATGGAAAAGTTCGCATACTACCTCTTGGGACGACGGTTTACGTTACGATCGGACAACGAAGCACTCCTGTTTATGACCAAGAACGGGAACCGCAAAGACGTCGGAATAAGAATACTGTCACGTGCTGAAGGCTGGATGTTAAGAATGGACCATTTCGTTTATGATTTTGAACACGTTTCTGGAAAGGACAATATTGCGGACTGCGCATCAAGAATTGGTGCAAAACgtgaaaacacggaagaaaatccACAGTTCGGTATCGAAAAGGAATTACATGAGCTTTTCTCGGTAACTGCAAGCGCGAGCGTCATCAATGACCAGTTGTTGGCGTTGACCAATGCTGATGTACGAcagcccgagcagaggggaatatcaaattaataactacgaaatcacaaaacctgtttttatatcttgttttgttattattgaattatcaaggcattacgtttccataacatgttttgttggacaatcttattttgttatgaccaagcaattggtatgcagcccttaaataacatttcaatattacattctgttgtggaacaagtttggttattattgtattattgagagtgcacaaatactttatggtattgctatctaaactaaaacaaattttgaaacaaaacctacgtcattctacaacgttatttacagcatttgagggaaagcaactgcatattcactcatcaatttgtcttcctcttccatttatcattacatccaaactgagacaaagtgcataccccatatcactaactagtatttcgtgggaaaaagtttgcataatgcaccagaaaaactgtttaacgattttttgaaaagtgcgcaaagttaggccctaggtgcgcaaagtatggtacgcttacggtatcacatttgataagaggtgtggtatattacgtgacatggaggtgctgtaatgtgtacaaaacaaagtccctactgggcggcgcgaggttttgctaaatttctgaaattgactgagttgtagctgaaaagtacccaaaataccagccactgcccaagtggcgcagtaccctgcatacatctaaacgagaacatagcagaacatagcagaagaagaacgatggtgttttgaaaaatcctatccctatcacacaggagaagattttaaaatgcctctataaaatctaaaacaaaatctaattaaaaacggtttcatgtacggtgtaagactttggacggactacatattgaacgtataaatttaaatttaacatttttttcttggtaaggtacttaatttgtaccaatcattaattgggtttttaaattaagaataatatattaattttttgattttattcgaaagagcacctttttataagccagtatgattgttttcggatttttaaaactttattttgatacctaaattcaattacaaaaagattttttgaaatcatcttttgacagctgggcaactgcttgacagctccacccagtacgaaatgcgacgaggggtgattcgacaaatcgctcccatacaaactttaaatcgatttttaaataggttcccgggtaccaaagctcatgaaaatttggatttcggctcagtttggcatgtagattgtgaatatggaattatctcaacaccactaaagaagccaattgcagctggtttatggaaaattccacgtgtatggcaattcagtaacaaattttgaaaacgacgtattatcaatgctacaccattgattatacgttactgaattcaggttttttcttaactcacgatgacctgatcggttcagtcggatttgtttttgatggaaaaaataaatctgtatcaaatgagatcaatattgtcaaaatcggagaaaatttatcgcagatataaccattacatagtttacctgctttattttattgtctgctgtttcatattatgaagtaaaaaataaaggcattgcaatatctagaaatttcatcagactcttccgtattttttattttattcattgctataatttgagttttgggtaaatatagcatcatagctattgatatgtttatctttgtattaatttccttctttcaatatcccagtcccgttacggtgccaaattcctatcacttttctacgattcccaattcttataggttaagtataattttagcttcaaaaagtgatacatctgcaaatgagtttttttttatctcaaaattgagtaaacttagttgaatttatatgtcattttaacagtactgctattttaacctctaattataacgtcaaaaagtaccgaacagactatgtattatgatgtaatgaatgttagtgagagtggagatagcaaatatggtacctactaaataattctaatcaataaaaatgtcaactatacagacaattctgctcaattggtgattgcatttgtctattataactttttcctttcgatctattattattcgatcatatattgtttgacattatgtcataaatatcttttttctttactaaaaataatcctaaacagaataaaactaaacagcatctgcagaagtaatcatatcggcatatgatataattaccttttaccttcgctcacgtaggtacgtgtactgtataatcgccgttctcacaacgcgaacaaaacaaaaaataaaataaaaaacatctccgtccggaaaaaatctttgtcgccgccaaaatacaccccatgacgaagctctatcataaatagtcgactacctagaactttttcatcgttcactttactccttggaaatagccgacgacgggccatgccaccactgttattagtgtttcagtgcgcatgtctgcgcaccgcgatagcgctgttggtaagagagagaggttcattgtttgatcttgcattcaaatctctgtctatttttgtcctgcgactggcaaacatgaaatgggggaatggggaaactggcaatacgtagaaccagtaaagcttctatcatccctcactgcaagtgctgtgatagcctcattggtaaaggcgactgaaaatttacgatagcaggattggaggttcaaatcccgtccatgtttgtaagttttataatgaattcgaaattttttttatgtggcctattattttctaaaaatagaataacacacttaaaataattacccaaaaatgagtaaaaaaagttagtttttaccctaatttttaactaatttaataactctttaatatcaaaatttgttattgaaatatttcccaaattcactgttattaagttgatattgccactaacaaaacatgttattaaattgatttttcaggaacaaatttttgttatgtgacttgttattttgccgcttatgacagccaagtttataactcaatatgttatgttaataacatgaaaattactaattccgttatgcagttattttgccaaaataacgcattttgttatgctgttgtttttctcttctgctcgggaggaGTTACTCGTCGATAACGAACTACAAACCGTAGTAAAGTGGTTAGATAAGAAGGAGAAGTGGCCGGAACAAATAATGAAGTATCAGGCGTTCCAAGGCGATTTATACCTACAAGGAGACCTTTTGATGAAACGCGAGAAAATGGTATTGCCATCAACGTTACGAGATCGAGCCCTGCGACTAGCCCACCGTAGTCACCCGGGCATGTCGAccatgaaaaattttctgaggcAAGGTTTGTGGTGGCCAGGAATGGACAGGCAAATAGAAGATTTTGTCAAAACCTGTCCAGAATGTCAGCTTGTCACTGTGATTTCACGACCACTACCCATCGAGAACACAGAGCTCCCTCAAAATCCTTGGGATTACGTTTCGATGGATTTTGCTTCCGCGTCTGATAATCTGAACTGGAAGGCACTAGTTTTGACTGATAACTATTCTCGGTTCCTTGTCGTTCTTCCAATGGATAAAACAGACACTGAGGCTTTGAAAAGATCATTGAGGAAGGTGTTCAACACGTACTACGTACCGAAGACTCTAAAGGCAGACAATGGCCCTCCTTTCAACAGCGTTGAGTTGGAGTCTTGGCTTAAGAACATCTGGGGAGTACGGTTGATCCACAGTACCCCGTTGAATCCCACGGAAAATGGGCTCGTGGAGAGAAGTATGCAGGGCATCAATAAGATCACAGCAATTGCCAAACTTGGGAAACTCAATTGGAAGGAGGCTATTTCCGATTACGTGGCAGCGTACAATTCCTGGCCTCACCATGTAACGAAAATTCCGACGGCAGAGCTGATGTTTGGACGAACAGTGCGGAGTGTTCTGCCAAATCTTCGTACAGATCAGCATCAATCATTTGACGAAGAGCTAAGAGATCGAGATCAGAGGGCGAAATTTAACCGTAACTCAAGAGAAGATATTGCTCGTAGAGCTCGAAACAGCGAGATCGAAGTGGGAGATACCGTCTTAGTCTCACAGCAAAAACGGGACAAGGCGGACACGCCGTACAAAAACGCTTTTCATAAGGTAATTAACATTCAAGGCGCTGGACGAGCAACTGTTCTGGATACTACTACCGCTAAAACCTACGACCGGAAtgtgaaattattgaaaaagtatGAACACCGTAAGCCAAATGATCTAGCAGACAATGGTAAAGTAAAAAGTCATACTGGGTTTCAAATACAATCTGAGGCACTAATTTTGATTtctatattttcttttattttttttatcaaatagcaGCATTGGAAGAGAAAGAGCACGAACCCCCACAGCAGAGAAACCTTCAGTTTGAACCAAGAGACCATCCTATCTTGAAGGAAGCTACAAAGCGATGTGAAGAGGCTATCGGTTTACCAGATGACGACGAACCCATTGCGAAGCGTCGTAACGCCCGAGAGATCAAAAGACCTCAGAGATTCCTAAATACGATCCGTCCAGATGATGAATGATTATATTTCCTCTTTAATGAATCTTTTACGATAATTAGTGTGGGGGGAGGATGTGGTATCCTAGATTTAGTGTGTGGAAAGTGGACTGACTTGGAAGGTGGTGAAAATAGACGAGAGACAAATAAAGCATTGGAAGACTGTTTAATAAACTATAAATAGTGTCTGGAATTAGTGTTCACTGCATTATCACAGGGGAgaataaagaaaacttaggaatgattaggttcttcgaggaaaattatGCCTCTGGGAAaactaagcaataagttggacattttagaagaagttggggatttttaaggaacgttggggattttaaggagatattagggaggataaaggaaacttaggaatgattaggttcttcgaggaaaatgatgcctctgggaaaactaagcaataagttggacattttgggagaagttgggaatttttaaggaacgttggggattttaaggagatattgaggaggataaaggaaacttagaaatcattaggttcttcgaggaaaattatGCCCCTGGGAAagctaagcaataagttggacattttaggagaagttggggatttttaaggaacattggggattttaaggagatattgaggaggataaaggaaacttgggaatgattaggttcttcgaggaaaatgatgcctctgggaaatctaagcagcaagttggacattttaggagaagttggggatttttaaggaacggtggggttttttaagagatattgaggaggataaaggaaacttaggaatgattagattcttcgaggaaaatgatacctctgggaaatctaagcagcaagttggacattttaggagaagttggggatttttaaggaacggtggggttttttaggagatattggggaggataaaggaaacttgggaatcattaggttcttcgaggaaaattatgcctctgggaaatctatacttccacattcattgttcaataacttatGCTGCTTTGAATGAAAAAGCcctttgatcactggaatgtgatctttggtaatgtATGCCcatgcatgaaatttaatgatgacaaaatatttggatttcgtcaattttccttaaaattataaAAGTGAGAATGTGTCAAGGGAACCGAATTGACAGTTCCGAACACAGacgcaaacgctaaactgtcattttcataagtGTCAAAGGGCtctcaaaatcagctgattttaaacgtcttctaCTTAGGCCTATTGAAATCAGTAGCTTTGGTGACGTGTGGAGAGGGGTGGTGAAGGTAGTAGAGTAGTAGGGTAATTGCTCCATTCGTTGTGGTAACACCAATTGTGGTAGTAAAGACAATTATAAGAAAGTGAAATcctcatacaaatggctcaactttggctttcCAGAACTTTTAGATTTCCGATCAaaataataattaattaattaattaactacacagcgcaacatttttttgtctcaaaagcaaacttatgtctctctcttcttggcgtaacgtcctcactgggacaaagcctgcttttcagcttagtgttcaatgagcacttccacagtttttaaccgagagcttcctctgccaatgaccattttgcatgtgtatatcgtgtggcagacacgaagatactctatgcccaaggaagtcaaggaaatttcctttacgaaaagatcctggaccgaccgggaatcaaacccgtcaccctcagcatggtcatgctgaatacccgtgcgtttaccgcctcggctatatgtcccccccccccaccccccccccccccccccaactacacataagcaaacttatgtgtttccGACAATTTTGGGACTCAGAATTGCGTcagcacgtcacagttttgagctatacctcaatttatatggcaaaatatgcgatttagggcttttttgattgcaagccattaagcatggaaatattttttgacggaattccttcacaaactcttcctggaattcttcgagaTGTTACCTGAAGCTCCCTGagtattttcctggaatttcttgagggtccccttcagggactccttcggggatttcttcagcaattcttccaggagttacttcagacGTTCCTCATAAAGTTCATCCGAATTGCTAGATGAACATTCTTTTGTGATTTCTCTAGGAGG includes:
- the LOC115263674 gene encoding uncharacterized protein K02A2.6-like; protein product: MKYQAFQGDLYLQGDLLMKREKMVLPSTLRDRALRLAHRSHPGMSTMKNFLRQGLWWPGMDRQIEDFVKTCPECQLVTVISRPLPIENTELPQNPWDYVSMDFASASDNLNWKALVLTDNYSRFLVVLPMDKTDTEALKRSLRKVFNTYYVPKTLKADNGPPFNSVELESWLKNIWGVRLIHSTPLNPTENGLVERSMQGINKITAIAKLGKLNWKEAISDYVAAYNSWPHHVTKIPTAELMFGRTVRSVLPNLRTDQHQSFDEELRDRDQRAKFNRNSREDIARRARNSEIEVGDTVLVSQQKRDKADTPYKNAFHKVINIQGAGRATVLDTTTAKTYDRNVKLLKKYEHRKPNDLADNALEEKEHEPPQQRNLQFEPRDHPILKEATKRCEEAIGLPDDDEPIAKRRNAREIKRPQRFLNTIRPDDE